The following proteins come from a genomic window of Candidozyma auris chromosome 4, complete sequence:
- a CDS encoding DNA-3-methyladenine glycosylase II — MVLTRSKNSSLNGSIVPSPTKVTKIKKETVLRSPSKKPPKKNIEDLFKNVDVPKDLSLPQSFVDAHTTDFIKGVEYVVSKDPSLYPVIVHSPFKVFSKQEVSEVSDTERLHKYWYALIRSVLGQQISGSAAKAIEERFNALLGDSRTPQAVLAMKPETLQAVGLSGQKLKYIIHISEVFSNPESRLANVQFYRDSSSAELMEELVKLKGIGEWSAKMFALFTLKELDIFAYDDLGVARGVSRYLANRPELLREVKDGVHAVEVLKNGLKKKGKFMAPSSKRDWVPLHDEYVKFLGLMFAPYQSVFMFAMWRLATTNIEVLENNR; from the coding sequence ATGGTATTGACACGgtccaaaaactcaagcCTAAACGGCCTGATCGTTCCTTCCCCTACGAAAGTgaccaagatcaagaaagaaaccGTATTGAGGtcaccttcaaagaaaCCTCCCAAGAAAAACATCGAGgatcttttcaagaatgttgACGTTCCAAAGGACCTCCTGCTTCCTCAGAGTTTCGTCGATGCCCATACTACAGACTTCATCAAGGGTGTCGAGTATGTCGTTTCTAAAGACCCTTCACTATACCCAGTAATCGTTCATTCCCCATTCAAggtcttctccaaacaaGAGGTTAGCGAGGTCCTGGATACTGAGAGGCTCCACAAGTATTGGTATGCATTGATTCGGTCAGTCTTGGGACAGCAAATATCAGGATCAGCTGCCAAAGCTATTGAAGAGCGGTTTAACGCTTTGCTTGGGGACAGTCGCACACCGCAGGCGGTTCTTGCGATGAAGCCAGAGACTTTGCAAGCAGTTGGGCTTCTGGGCCAGAAACTTAAGTACATCATTCACATCAGTGAGGTGTTCAGCAATCCAGAGTCTAGACTAGCCAACGTACAGTTCTATAGAGACAGTTCGAGCGCTGAGCTCATGGAGGAGCTCGTGAAACTCAAAGGCATAGGCGAATGGCTGGCCAAAATGTTTGCTCTTTTCACCCTTAAAGAGCTTGACATATTTGCATATGATGATTTAGGAGTGGCTCGAGGGGTGTCAAGGTATTTGGCCAACCGACCTGAGCTTCTACGAGAGGTCAAAGACGGAGTCCATGCGGTCGAGGTACTCAAAAATGgcctcaagaagaaaggtaaATTCATGGCGCCCAGCTCGAAGAGAGACTGGGTCCCGCTTCATGACGAATATGTGAAGTTTCTAGGGCTCATGTTTGCACCATACCAGCTGGTTTTCATGTTTGCAATGTGGCGGTTGGCGACTACAAATATTGAGGTGCTAGAGAATAATCGATAG
- the DAO2 gene encoding Dao2p — MKRFAKECPESSVKLAKGIEYLEEPSEQYKHIAEGYSEGIDNFKVLKELPKGFKFGASYDTYVVNAPVYLEYVYRKLRAEYGVRFVKSRLGRLSEALLFTSSPSPIIINCTGNGLQWTGGTDPACFPIRGQTLLVNAAHDNSLADTTVTVQHRSGQWTFCINRPLNGGTIIGGTKQPYDTDPSPRHEDTMAILTRASKLFPQLMRKDKNGQAYFDIIRTNVGFRPARHGGLNLSVERHGPYKVINAYGAGGSGFELSYGVGLKVVETLRTTHRESQL, encoded by the coding sequence ATGAAACGGTTTGCGAAGGAATGCCCTGAGAGTTCCGTGAAGCTAGCTAAGGGCATTGAGTATTTGGAAGAGCCAAGCGAGCAGTATAAACACATTGCTGAGGGGTACAGTGAAGGAATCGATAATttcaaggtgttgaaggaaCTCCCCAAAGGATTCAAGTTTGGTGCATCTTACGATACTTACGTTGTCAATGCACCAGTGTATCTCGAATACGTTTACCGCAAACTAAGGGCAGAGTATGGCGTGAGGTTCGTAAAACTGCGCCTTGGACGGCTCAGTGAAGCTCTATTGTTTACTAGTTCGCCAAGCCCAATTATCATCAATTGTACTGGGAACGGCCTTCAATGGACAGGCGGCACCGACCCTGCTTGTTTTCCTATTCGTGGACAAACGCTTCTTGTCAATGCTGCCCACGATAATTCCTTAGCGGACACAACTGTGACTGTCCAACACAGGCTGGGCCAGTGGACGTTTTGCATAAACAGACCGTTGAACGGCGGAACCATTATTGGAGGGACCAAACAGCCCTACGATACTGACCCACTGCCCCGACATGAGGACACAATGGCTATCTTGACAAGAGCAAGCAAATTGTTCCCTCAGCTTATGCGAAAGGACAAGAATGGCCAGGCTTATTTTGACATCATACGAACAAACGTCGGGTTCCGCCCCGCTAGACATGGAGGGCTTAACCTCAGTGTCGAGCGTCATGGACCCTACAAAGTGATCAATGCCTATGGGGCAGGTGGCTCGGGGTTTGAGCTTTCGTATGGTGTTGGACTCAAGGTGGTGGAGACCTTGCGCACGACTCATCGGGAGAGTCAGCTCTGA
- a CDS encoding ferric reductase family protein, which produces MIRRALLTAVPLFAAILFLCFVGIWSDRYSPVEYHGDEKIKLTACANLLTTYYSRCGNGHGGSYSCYCFDPVKLSSFSGCFERMGLNSKKTVDIVHKACNDPNLSVRDIRLALSKFHENSVYVNVTGRLDVGHMTHKQMMQHRPMGDESVIVDFGHYFPDLFLRINTALYGNKDKSLMYAIGGIVFWLGVCFISAVANWTTFFFPKSRMLFDGVYSRTWRKYVTLPALMDKKRNQEQKFYRLFDGLVPTRFESICVFIFFVYTLITQSVHIYHVKDDPYWSNARAISYYVGDRTGIPSLVWTILLIIFGGRSNILQWFTGWKFSTFVMYHRWIARIVVLLAIAHSIAYTYEEFLRGTYLIDIKTDFLIYGCFATIAGSFMCFQGILWLRRKSYEIFLVIHIILAVFWIMGCWVHVIWFGYTHFMIAAACLWVADRVIRFVRMGYFGCPKATVQLIEGDTLRVTVPKSPTLKVQPGGHCWLYFGYGWLLWQNHPFCYIESPNRESMVFLCKVKKGLTRRISNYLMAMPDKTCQMRVAIDGCYGESSNVSRHSDVIYLAGGHGFPGIYSEAVHSSAKSPEKQRIKLHWIIRDTTFLSMVWKELSALKGTKIEVSVYVTKPELCNEEDLSFLSTNKSAGPSIYEDRDEEKAAISAHESTHSVSSSTEKGSLETIDVLGRVKQFFPHIAFIEGRPSIEALIEQSIEEATQSCAFVTCGHPAMVDDVRAGVVQNIDSTPKRIDFFEQLQLHSFNGTLNDAEKV; this is translated from the exons ATGATTCGCAGAGCTCTCCTCACAGCAGTCCcgcttttcgcagccatacTCTTCCTCTGTTTCGTGGGCATCTGGTCAGATCGGTACTCGCCCGTGGAATATCATGGagatgagaagatcaagttgactGCGTGTGCGAACTTGCTTACAACTTACTACAGTAGATGTGGCAACGGCCACGGAGGGCTGTACAGCTGTTACTGCTTTGACCCTGTCAAGCTCTCGAGTTTTTCTGGATGCTTTGAAAGAATGGGCTTAAATTCTAAAAAAACCGTCGACATAGTGCACAAAGCATGTAACGACCCAAATTTGTCTGTCAGAGACATTCGTTTGGCCTTGCTGAAATTTCATGAGAACAGCGTATATGTCAATGTCACTGGCCGTCTTGATGTAGGGCATATGACCCATAAGCAGATGATGCAACACCGTCCAATGGGTGACGAGTCTGTCATTGTCGATTTTGGACATTACTTCCCTGACTTGTTCCTAAGGATCAACACCGCTCTATATGGAAACAAAGACAAGTCCTTAATGTATGCCATTGGCGGAATTGTGTTCTGGTTGGGTGTCTGCTTCATTTCAGCAGTTGCCAACTGGACTACGTTTTTCTTTCCCAAGTCAAGAATGCTCTTTGATGGTGTCTACTCGAGAACGTGGAGAAAGTACGTCACTCTTCCTGCGTTGATGGACAAGAAACGTAACCAGGAACAGAAATTTTACCGTCTTTTTGACGGTCTTGTGCCCACAAGGTTCGAGTCCATTTGTGTATTCATATTTTTCGTGTACACGTTGATCACTCAGTCTGTGCATATATATCATGTTAAAGATGATCCCTACTGGAGCAATGCCAGAGCCATCTCTTATTATGTGGGAGACAGAACCGGAATCCCCAGTCTTGTGTGGACCATCTTGCTCATTATTTTCGGCGGAAGAAGCAATATTTTGCAGTGGTTCACGGGTTGGAAATTCTCCACCTTTGTGATGTACCATCGTTGGATTGCCAGAATCGTGGTGCTTCTTGCCATTGCTCACTCAATTGCTTACACTTACGAGGAGTTTTTGAGAGGCACTTATTTGATTGATATCAAAACTGATTTCCTTATCTATGGCTGCTTTGCTACCATAGCTGGGTCATTCATGTGCTTCCAAGGTATATTGTGGTTAAGGAGAAAGAGCTACGAGATATTTTTGGTGATCCACATCATTTTGGCTGTGTTCTGGATAATGGGCTGCTGGGTGCATGTTATCTGGTTCGGCTACACGCATTTCATgattgctgctgcttgtCTCTGGGTAGCAGACAGGGTCATAAGATTTGTGAGGATGGGGTATTTTGGCTGTCCAAAGGCCACAGTACAATTGATTGAAGGCGACACACTACGCGTTACTGTTCCCAAGTCACCCACTTTAAAAGTGCAGCCTGGAGGTCACTGCTGGTTATACTTTGGCTATGGCTGGCTTCTCTGGCAAAATCACCCCTTCTGTTATATTGAGTCGCCAAACAGAGAGTCTATGGTCTTTTTGTGCAAAGTGAAAAAGGGTCTTACCAGAAGAATCTCCAATTACCTCATGGCGATGCCTGATAAAACCTGTCAGATGAGAGTTGCCATTGATGGCTGTTACGGGGAGTCTTCTAACGTCTCAAGGCACAGCGATGTCATATATTTGGCTGGTGGGCACGGCTTTCCAGGAATCTACTCTGAAGCCGTACACTCATCAGCGAAGTCGCcagagaagcagagaatCAAGCTTCATTGGATCATTCGGGACACCACATTCTTGCTGATGGTATGGAAAGAGTTGCTGGCATTGAAGGGAACCAAGATTGAGGTATCAGTTTACGTGACCAAACCAGAGCTCTGTAACGAAGAAGAcctctcttttctctccaCGAACAAGTCTGCTGGCCCTTCAATTTATGAAGACAGGGATGAGGAAAAAGCCGCTATTCTGGCCCACGAGTCCACTCACTCTGTATCCTCCTCTACTGAGAAAGGCAGTCTTGAAACCATTGATGTCTTAGGCAGAGTCAAGCAGTTCTTTCCTCATATCGCTTTTATCGAAGGCAGACCCTCCATCGAGGCTCTCATCGAGCAAAGTATCGAGGAGGCCACCCAGAGTTGTGCGTTCGTCACGTGCGGCCACCCGGCCATGGTTGATGATGTGAGAGCTGGCGTTGTGCAAAATATTGACCTGACTCCGAAAAGGattgatttctttgagcaGCTTCAA TTACATTCTTTCAACG GCACCCTTAATGATGCTGAGAAGGTTTAA